Proteins from one Xenopus tropicalis strain Nigerian chromosome 1, UCB_Xtro_10.0, whole genome shotgun sequence genomic window:
- the crygdl.5 gene encoding gamma-crystallin-1, protein MGKIFFYEERNFQGRHYECGSDCSDLSSYFNHCNSIRVEGGNWILYEHPSYRGHQYYLWQGEYPDFQRWMGFNDSIRSCRMSPHYHGQYKMRIYEKGDYQGQMMEFFDDCPNTYDRFRFHDIHSCNVFDGYWMFYEEPNYRGRQYYLRPGQYRRYSDWGASSARIGSFRRINHRY, encoded by the exons ATGGGAAAG ATCTTCTTCTACGAGGAAAGGAACTTCCAAGGCCGCCACTATGAGTGcggctcagactgttctgacctgtcctcatacttcaatcactgcaactccatcagggtagagggtggtaactggatcctctatgagcaccccagttacaggggacaccagtattacctctggcaaggagaatacccagactttcagagatggatgggcttcaatgactCCATCAGGTCCTGCCGCATGAGCCCCCAT TACCATGGCCAATACAAAATGAGAATCTACGAAAAAGGAGACTaccaagggcagatgatggagttctttgatgactgccccaatacttatgatcgattccgtttccatgacattcactcctgcaatgtgtttgatggctactggatgttctatgaggaacccaactacaggggacgccagtactacctgagacctggaCAATACAGGAGATACAGCGACTGGGGAGCCTCAAGTGCCAGAATTGGTTCTTTTAGAAGAATTAATCACAGATATTAA
- the crygdl.6 gene encoding gamma-crystallin-1 — protein sequence MGKIFFYEQRNFQGRHYECGSDCSDLSSYFNRCNSIRVEGGNWILYEHPSYRGHQYYLWQGEYPDFQRWMGFNDSIRSCRMIPDYQGQYKMRIYERGDYQGQMMEFFDDCPNTYDRFRFHDIHSCNVFDGHWMFYEEPNYRGRQYYLRPGQYRRYSDWGASSARIGSFRRVYHRF from the exons ATGGGAAAG ATCTTCTTCTACGAGCAAAGGAACTTCCAAGGCCGCCACTATGAGTGcggctcagactgttctgacctgtcctcatacttcaatcgctgcaactccatcagggtagagggtggtaactggatcctctatgagcaccccagttacaggggacaccagtattacctctggcaaggagaatacccagactttcagagatggatgggcttcaatgactCCATCAGGTCCTGCCGCATGATCCCCGAT TACCAAGGCCAATACAAAATGAGAATCTATGAAAGAGGAGACTaccaagggcagatgatggagttctttgatgactgccccaatacttatgatcgattccgtttccatgacattcactcctgcaatgtgtttgatggccactggatgttctatgaggaacccaactacaggggacgtcagtactacctgagacctggacaatacaggagatacagtgactggggagcctcaAGCGCCAGAATTGGTTCATTCAGAAGAGTTTATCACagattttaa